A portion of the Acidisarcina polymorpha genome contains these proteins:
- a CDS encoding carboxylesterase/lipase family protein, whose amino-acid sequence MIEKLKSLCVVSIAAIVTIVPFTQPSFAEKKPELMVKTKSGKVAGKAQGDVRVFLGIPFAQPPVGPLRWKPPVPAAKWHGVRQATEFGPRCMQSKLYADMVFRDPGTSEDCLTLNVWTPAADKNAKLPVMVWIYGGGFLGGSSSEPRQDGTDLAKDGVVVVSMSYRLGIFGFFAHPALAAESPQKAAGNYGFLDQTAAMAWVQKNIAAFGGDPAKVTIFGESAGSFSVSSQMASPLAKGLFIRAIGESGGAFSSGGLPYKALADAESQGSNFATTVLSATTLEQLRAIPAQQLLDAAAKPPPGVRFAPDVDGYFLPESVPAIFAAKKQNDVPLLAGWNRDEGGINEKITLELFKADLDKQFGSESAELLRLYSATSDADVVRAAADLASDRFIAFSTWKWLEAAVADGSQPVYRYRFDLVTPADPNHPGGIAAYHSSEIPYVFGALDLLQGYNWRPEDYKMSEIMRKYWTNFAKTGDPNGDTLPKWPNYKADSGWEVMHLSPDPAAEPDRNRDRYLFLDKVWGK is encoded by the coding sequence GTGATCGAAAAACTCAAGAGTTTGTGTGTGGTGTCAATCGCTGCGATCGTGACCATCGTTCCTTTCACTCAACCTTCGTTCGCTGAGAAGAAACCCGAATTGATGGTCAAGACGAAATCGGGGAAGGTTGCGGGAAAGGCGCAAGGCGACGTTCGGGTATTCCTTGGCATTCCCTTCGCTCAACCTCCGGTTGGACCGCTTCGCTGGAAGCCTCCGGTGCCGGCGGCAAAATGGCATGGAGTGCGCCAGGCGACTGAGTTCGGTCCGCGCTGCATGCAGTCCAAGCTCTACGCAGACATGGTCTTTCGCGACCCGGGCACCAGTGAAGACTGTTTGACGCTGAACGTCTGGACTCCTGCTGCCGATAAGAACGCGAAGTTGCCGGTCATGGTCTGGATCTACGGCGGAGGCTTTCTCGGCGGCTCGTCCTCCGAGCCGAGGCAGGACGGAACCGATCTCGCCAAGGACGGGGTAGTGGTTGTCTCGATGAGCTATCGCCTGGGAATCTTTGGCTTTTTCGCGCATCCGGCCTTAGCCGCCGAGTCCCCGCAGAAGGCCGCGGGGAATTATGGCTTCCTCGATCAGACAGCAGCAATGGCGTGGGTACAGAAAAACATCGCGGCGTTCGGCGGCGACCCGGCCAAGGTCACTATCTTTGGCGAGAGCGCGGGATCGTTCTCGGTCAGCTCACAGATGGCTTCTCCGCTAGCTAAGGGGCTCTTCATTCGAGCGATTGGGGAGAGTGGCGGCGCGTTCTCGAGTGGCGGCCTGCCTTACAAGGCTTTAGCGGATGCTGAATCGCAGGGCTCGAATTTCGCGACGACGGTACTTTCTGCAACCACGCTGGAGCAACTACGAGCTATCCCGGCGCAGCAGTTGCTGGATGCCGCCGCCAAACCGCCTCCCGGAGTGCGCTTCGCTCCCGATGTCGACGGATACTTCTTGCCGGAAAGCGTTCCCGCCATCTTCGCGGCGAAGAAACAGAATGACGTCCCGCTGTTGGCAGGCTGGAATCGCGACGAAGGTGGAATCAACGAAAAAATCACCTTGGAGCTTTTCAAAGCCGATCTGGACAAGCAGTTTGGTTCGGAGTCAGCTGAATTGCTTCGACTCTACTCCGCGACCTCCGATGCTGATGTAGTGCGCGCTGCCGCCGACTTGGCGAGTGACCGGTTCATCGCATTCTCTACCTGGAAGTGGCTCGAAGCCGCGGTTGCCGATGGCTCTCAGCCGGTCTACCGTTATCGTTTTGATCTGGTTACGCCCGCAGACCCGAATCATCCCGGAGGAATCGCCGCCTACCATTCCTCCGAGATCCCCTACGTCTTTGGAGCGCTCGATCTTTTGCAGGGATACAACTGGCGGCCTGAGGATTACAAGATGAGCGAGATTATGCGGAAATATTGGACGAACTTCGCCAAGACCGGCGATCCGAACGGCGACACGCTCCCAAAATGGCCGAACTACAAGGCCGATTCGGGATGGGAAGTGATGCACTTAAGCCCGGATCCGGCGGCCGAACCGGATCGTAACCGCGATCGTTACTTGTTCCTGGACAAGGTGTGGGGCAAGTAA
- the rpsO gene encoding 30S ribosomal protein S15, translated as MLAAEKKTDIITRFRTHDSDTGSPQVQIAILSERIGELTEHFKTHKKDHASRRGLLMLVSKRRRLLDYLKTTDTDRYREVIGKLGIRK; from the coding sequence GTGCTGGCTGCAGAGAAAAAAACCGACATCATCACCCGCTTCCGCACTCATGACTCCGATACCGGTAGTCCTCAAGTGCAGATAGCGATCCTTAGCGAACGCATTGGCGAATTGACCGAACACTTCAAAACGCACAAGAAAGACCATGCTTCCCGCCGTGGCCTCTTGATGCTGGTAAGCAAGCGTCGTCGCCTGCTGGACTACCTGAAGACCACCGATACCGATCGCTACCGCGAGGTGATCGGCAAGCTGGGCATTCGCAAGTAA
- a CDS encoding DinB family protein, with protein MAIDIRELREQLVELLRGGSAHADVNSVLADFPTEKRAAKPQGAPYNAWQLLWHIHFTLHDLLDFCTNPKYLAPKWPDDYWPAEHVPPSEDAWDSVARGLQADLAEFQKIIMDPAENMYATIPWGDGQTVLREIFLAADHTSYHLGQIVLLRKQLDSWKS; from the coding sequence ATGGCAATCGATATTCGAGAACTACGCGAACAACTGGTGGAGTTACTCCGCGGTGGCAGCGCGCATGCCGACGTTAACTCAGTGCTGGCCGACTTTCCCACTGAGAAGCGCGCCGCCAAGCCGCAGGGCGCCCCCTACAATGCATGGCAACTCTTGTGGCACATCCACTTCACTCTTCACGACCTGCTGGATTTTTGTACAAACCCGAAGTATCTCGCTCCCAAGTGGCCAGATGACTATTGGCCTGCTGAGCATGTGCCTCCATCCGAAGATGCGTGGGATTCCGTGGCCCGCGGACTGCAAGCCGACCTTGCCGAATTCCAGAAGATCATTATGGATCCGGCAGAGAATATGTATGCAACCATTCCGTGGGGCGACGGGCAGACCGTCCTTCGCGAGATCTTCTTGGCAGCCGACCACACCAGCTACCATCTAGGACAGATTGTTCTCTTGAGGAAGCAGCTCGACTCTTGGAAGAGCTGA
- the pnp gene encoding polyribonucleotide nucleotidyltransferase, protein MKHDVTVELAGGKQLHFETGRMAKQASGAALVTQGDSVVLATAVASPDPKEGIDFFPLTVDYREYAYAGGRIPGGFIKREGRPSEREILTSRQIDRPIRPLFPEGFRNETQVIALVFSADKENDPDIIGINAASAALALSDIPFNGPVGAVRIGHVNGEFVVNPSYAEREISTLNITIVGTSEGIVMVESGSKEVSEELVADAIDFAHVEIKKIVVAINELVGLAGKTKRTVAPIEFDHEYFAALKAKIGDRLSDALDTQKHGKFESYALIKQIKDDLAKELPEGEAGAKAKLAKYYEALREQIFREQVTKERTRPDRRAFDEIRQITIETSVLPRTHGSALFTRGETQALVTATLGTNDDSQRLESFQGEQKKRFMLHYNFPPFSVGETGRMTGVGRREIGHGALAERAIAGVLPSEEESPYAIRIVSDILESNGSSSMASVCGASLALMDAGIPIKASVAGVAMGLVKEDENYAILTDIAGAEDHYGDMDFKVAGTRTGITALQMDIKISGITSQIMREALEQARRGRLFLLDTMDAHLSGPRVEKSKHAPQIRTLQIPVDKIRDLIGPGGKVIRGIIESTGVKIDVEDTGRVNVASSDADGLARALEIIGNLTAVPEVGKTYLGKVVRLAEFGAFIELFPGTDGLLHISEIAEHRVKEVKDELNEGDQVLVRVLGIEGNRIKLSRKALLKEQRQKLGLPEPGVAAELQGSAAPATRTPNPGGHAPVERQPSSNASTITIEGGDDFDEVEGGDDFEEGDEPNFNRAEGAPVATVGAAAGGGSASGAGPAGQRRRRRRSGGSGRGRGPGAPGAGSRGPR, encoded by the coding sequence ATGAAACACGACGTGACCGTCGAGCTTGCCGGTGGCAAGCAGTTGCATTTTGAAACGGGCCGGATGGCCAAGCAGGCCTCTGGCGCTGCATTGGTGACTCAGGGTGACAGCGTGGTCCTAGCGACTGCGGTCGCTTCGCCCGATCCCAAGGAAGGTATTGACTTCTTTCCTCTCACCGTCGACTACCGTGAATATGCTTATGCCGGTGGCCGCATTCCCGGGGGATTCATCAAGCGTGAGGGCCGACCAAGCGAGCGAGAAATCCTCACCTCCCGGCAGATCGACCGCCCGATACGCCCGCTGTTTCCGGAGGGCTTCCGCAACGAGACGCAGGTCATTGCGCTGGTTTTTTCCGCCGACAAGGAAAACGATCCCGACATCATCGGCATCAATGCGGCGAGCGCCGCTCTGGCGCTTTCGGATATCCCTTTTAACGGCCCAGTCGGTGCTGTTCGCATTGGTCATGTGAATGGCGAGTTCGTCGTCAATCCCTCGTACGCTGAGCGCGAGATCAGCACCTTGAACATCACCATTGTCGGCACCAGCGAAGGCATCGTGATGGTCGAGAGCGGATCGAAAGAAGTCAGCGAAGAGTTGGTCGCTGATGCTATTGATTTCGCCCACGTTGAGATCAAGAAGATCGTTGTTGCAATCAACGAACTGGTTGGCCTTGCGGGAAAAACCAAGCGTACGGTCGCGCCCATCGAGTTCGATCATGAGTATTTCGCGGCGTTGAAAGCCAAGATCGGCGACCGCTTAAGCGACGCGTTAGATACCCAGAAGCATGGCAAGTTCGAAAGCTACGCGCTGATCAAGCAGATCAAGGACGACCTAGCCAAGGAACTTCCTGAGGGCGAAGCCGGCGCCAAGGCAAAGCTGGCAAAGTATTATGAAGCGCTTCGCGAGCAGATCTTCCGCGAGCAGGTGACCAAGGAGCGCACCCGTCCTGACCGGCGCGCCTTCGACGAGATTCGTCAGATCACGATCGAGACCAGCGTACTCCCGCGCACCCACGGCTCGGCGCTCTTCACGCGCGGCGAAACTCAAGCTCTAGTTACCGCGACGCTCGGCACAAACGACGATTCGCAGCGGCTGGAGAGTTTCCAGGGCGAGCAGAAGAAGCGTTTCATGCTGCACTATAACTTCCCGCCGTTTTCAGTCGGAGAAACCGGGCGCATGACCGGGGTGGGCCGCCGCGAAATCGGGCACGGAGCGTTGGCGGAGCGCGCCATTGCCGGCGTGCTGCCAAGCGAAGAGGAGTCGCCCTATGCGATTCGCATCGTCTCCGACATCCTCGAGTCGAACGGCTCTTCATCAATGGCTTCGGTGTGCGGCGCAAGCCTGGCGTTGATGGATGCCGGCATCCCGATCAAGGCCTCCGTCGCCGGCGTGGCCATGGGTCTGGTCAAGGAAGACGAGAACTACGCGATCCTCACCGACATCGCCGGAGCGGAAGATCACTACGGTGACATGGACTTCAAGGTCGCTGGCACGCGCACCGGGATCACTGCTTTGCAGATGGACATCAAGATCAGCGGCATCACCTCGCAAATCATGCGCGAGGCGCTGGAGCAGGCCCGGCGCGGGCGGCTCTTCCTGCTCGACACGATGGATGCTCACCTCAGCGGGCCACGAGTGGAGAAATCGAAGCATGCTCCGCAGATTCGCACGTTGCAGATTCCGGTGGATAAGATTCGCGACCTCATCGGGCCAGGTGGCAAGGTCATTCGTGGAATCATCGAATCAACCGGCGTCAAGATCGATGTCGAAGACACTGGCCGGGTCAACGTAGCTTCTTCTGATGCCGATGGATTGGCCAGGGCGCTCGAGATCATCGGCAACCTGACCGCAGTTCCGGAGGTAGGCAAGACTTATCTCGGGAAGGTGGTTCGACTCGCTGAATTCGGCGCATTTATCGAGCTATTTCCGGGCACGGATGGACTCCTGCACATTAGCGAGATCGCCGAACATCGGGTCAAGGAAGTTAAGGACGAGCTGAATGAAGGCGATCAGGTCCTGGTTCGGGTGCTGGGCATCGAAGGCAACCGGATCAAGCTCTCCCGTAAAGCATTGTTGAAGGAGCAGCGCCAGAAGCTAGGCTTACCTGAGCCTGGTGTCGCTGCCGAGCTGCAAGGCAGCGCTGCTCCGGCAACGAGAACGCCAAATCCGGGCGGCCACGCACCAGTAGAACGGCAGCCGAGTTCGAACGCCAGCACCATCACTATCGAAGGCGGCGACGACTTCGACGAAGTTGAGGGTGGAGATGATTTCGAAGAAGGCGATGAGCCGAACTTCAACCGCGCCGAAGGCGCACCGGTAGCAACTGTCGGAGCAGCCGCGGGTGGTGGTTCGGCTTCGGGAGCTGGACCTGCAGGTCAGCGCCGCCGTCGCCGCCGCAGCGGTGGCAGTGGACGAGGCCGCGGTCCCGGCGCACCCGGGGCGGGAAGTCGCGGACCACGCTAA
- a CDS encoding DMT family transporter codes for MGAWRLATLTLIGLIWGSEWLILRDVDISPLHALAWRCSVAALMLAAISAILRIRFPRRRYVGIAALTGVTMMALPAGLTVWAGVHITLGLLVVILSMTPLIASLIEGRASGTVLTPLIGGVGATAILVSQGLSFAAAQLPGIAAVLTAATLIAGSVVIVKRELSGVHPVMMSGIQFVFAAAVLAPLAQLVEDHASYFPAGHSLAVEFLTAIFGSVLAFPLYYWLLRHLQSYQVTSSQWVVTLVGVAEGLILLHETPTWRAVAGMALMAASLAVLWRNKPGGDTPLTIQIMPASTEG; via the coding sequence ATGGGCGCCTGGCGATTGGCGACACTGACGTTGATCGGCTTGATTTGGGGATCCGAGTGGCTGATCCTTCGTGATGTGGATATCTCTCCGCTTCACGCTCTAGCTTGGCGCTGCTCCGTTGCCGCACTGATGCTCGCTGCCATCAGCGCGATATTGCGGATTCGCTTTCCCCGGCGCCGTTACGTAGGCATCGCTGCACTGACGGGTGTCACCATGATGGCGCTCCCGGCCGGTCTCACAGTTTGGGCCGGGGTACATATCACGCTGGGTTTGCTGGTGGTTATTCTCTCGATGACTCCGCTGATTGCCTCGCTGATCGAGGGTCGAGCGAGCGGAACGGTCTTAACTCCGTTGATTGGCGGCGTAGGAGCAACCGCTATTCTTGTTTCTCAGGGACTCTCTTTCGCCGCTGCTCAATTGCCTGGCATCGCCGCAGTTCTTACGGCCGCGACCCTCATCGCTGGTTCCGTTGTCATCGTCAAGCGAGAACTTAGCGGCGTGCATCCGGTGATGATGAGCGGTATTCAGTTCGTCTTCGCTGCCGCCGTCCTAGCTCCTTTGGCGCAGCTTGTAGAAGACCACGCAAGCTATTTCCCGGCTGGACATTCGTTGGCGGTCGAGTTCCTGACTGCGATTTTCGGAAGTGTGCTGGCATTTCCTCTTTATTATTGGCTACTTCGTCACTTGCAAAGCTACCAAGTGACTTCATCACAATGGGTGGTTACGCTCGTCGGCGTAGCCGAGGGTTTGATTCTTCTGCACGAGACGCCAACCTGGAGAGCTGTCGCTGGAATGGCGTTGATGGCGGCGAGCCTTGCTGTACTTTGGAGGAACAAACCTGGGGGCGACACTCCATTGACAATTCAGATAATGCCGGCCTCAACTGAAGGCTGA
- the murA gene encoding UDP-N-acetylglucosamine 1-carboxyvinyltransferase gives MDKFVVRGGNPLLGTIRVSGAKNSALPCMAAAILTEDEVVLENIPQVQDIETERKLLVSMGAEVELGYGRAQHRTTISCRVLSDPTAKYEIVKTMRASSLVLGPLVARTGLARVAMPGGCAIGGRPIDLHIKGLESMGAVISYEHGYIEARAERLKGAHIVFDKVTVTGTEDLLMAAVLAEGESLFENCAREPEVTDLAALLTAMGANIEGAGTATIRVKGVDKLHGARHRINPDRIEAGTFLIAGAITGGDLCVANCNPSHLGAIIGKLTEAGARIDPINGESLRVRSEGTLKAVEVSTQEYPGFPTDMQAQYMALATQSEGTSQITENIFENRFMHVQELVRMGADIRVEGRTATIRGKSQLSSAAVMCSDLRASASLVLAALVADGESILDRVYHMDRGYEHIEEKLRGVGAQIRRMGNVFGNPKRETVAAGA, from the coding sequence ATGGATAAGTTTGTTGTGCGCGGCGGAAACCCGCTGCTCGGTACCATCCGTGTTAGTGGAGCCAAGAATTCAGCCCTTCCTTGCATGGCCGCGGCCATTCTCACCGAAGATGAAGTCGTTCTGGAAAATATTCCCCAGGTCCAGGACATCGAGACAGAACGCAAGCTGCTAGTCTCGATGGGCGCCGAAGTTGAGCTAGGCTATGGCCGGGCCCAACATCGCACCACGATCTCCTGCCGGGTGCTCTCCGATCCCACCGCGAAGTACGAGATCGTCAAGACCATGCGCGCTTCCTCGCTGGTGCTGGGACCTTTGGTCGCGCGCACCGGCCTGGCCCGGGTTGCGATGCCAGGCGGCTGCGCAATTGGCGGCCGTCCCATCGACCTCCACATCAAAGGGCTTGAAAGCATGGGCGCGGTGATCAGCTACGAACATGGCTATATTGAGGCACGCGCCGAACGCCTCAAAGGCGCGCACATTGTCTTCGACAAAGTCACGGTGACCGGGACCGAAGATCTGCTGATGGCTGCCGTTCTGGCCGAGGGCGAGAGCCTCTTTGAGAACTGCGCTCGGGAGCCCGAGGTGACCGACCTCGCTGCGCTACTTACCGCGATGGGCGCGAACATCGAAGGAGCAGGTACGGCGACCATTCGCGTCAAGGGCGTGGATAAGCTTCATGGAGCGCGCCATCGCATCAACCCCGACCGCATCGAGGCCGGCACCTTCCTCATCGCCGGCGCCATCACCGGCGGCGATCTCTGCGTTGCCAACTGCAACCCAAGTCATTTGGGCGCCATCATCGGAAAACTCACCGAGGCTGGAGCACGGATCGACCCCATCAATGGAGAGTCGCTTCGCGTGCGCAGCGAAGGCACGCTCAAAGCCGTCGAGGTGTCCACCCAGGAATATCCTGGATTTCCGACCGACATGCAGGCCCAGTACATGGCGCTCGCCACGCAGTCGGAAGGAACATCGCAGATTACCGAGAACATCTTCGAGAACCGTTTCATGCATGTGCAGGAGCTGGTTCGCATGGGGGCCGACATTCGGGTAGAAGGCCGCACCGCGACCATTCGCGGAAAGTCTCAGCTCTCCTCCGCTGCGGTGATGTGCTCTGATCTGCGCGCCTCGGCTTCGCTGGTCTTGGCCGCCTTGGTGGCCGATGGCGAGTCGATCCTCGACCGCGTATATCACATGGATCGCGGCTATGAGCACATTGAGGAAAAGCTGAGAGGCGTTGGCGCACAGATTCGCCGGATGGGCAATGTATTCGGAAACCCCAAGCGCGAGACCGTGGCAGCCGGGGCTTAG